Proteins encoded within one genomic window of Conchiformibius steedae:
- a CDS encoding porin family protein, with the protein MKKLTVLLLGSAASLPAFANQPQAFTGTSVGMEVGTTRYKFDKDWPRTKSSTDISLSASHAFEFGNSQLIGEVEGKIKPIATTVAKQDGVRIKEKSRYSVSYLQGYRSGSDVMPYAKIGYNESRFENKDNSQKAKARGYSVGFGAKYAVAPHLEMGVEYTHTRLKSVKKASDGSRPTLRGNGLSTSIAYRF; encoded by the coding sequence ATGAAAAAACTTACCGTTTTACTGTTGGGCAGCGCCGCTTCCCTACCCGCTTTTGCCAACCAGCCTCAAGCCTTTACGGGTACGTCCGTAGGCATGGAAGTCGGTACTACCCGCTATAAATTTGACAAAGATTGGCCCCGCACCAAAAGCAGCACCGATATCAGCTTAAGCGCCAGCCATGCTTTTGAATTTGGCAACAGCCAATTGATTGGCGAAGTAGAAGGCAAAATCAAACCCATCGCTACCACCGTTGCCAAACAAGACGGCGTGCGTATTAAAGAAAAATCCCGCTACAGCGTGTCTTATCTGCAAGGCTACCGTTCGGGCAGCGATGTGATGCCCTATGCCAAAATTGGTTATAACGAAAGCCGTTTTGAAAACAAAGACAACAGCCAAAAAGCCAAAGCCCGTGGTTACAGCGTTGGTTTTGGTGCCAAATACGCCGTTGCCCCACATTTGGAAATGGGCGTGGAATACACCCACACCCGCTTAAAATCGGTTAAAAAAGCCTCAGACGGTTCACGTCCCACCCTGCGCGGCAATGGCTTGAGCACCAGCATTGCTTACCGTTTCTAA
- a CDS encoding ABC transporter ATP-binding protein, with protein sequence MSTPYLQIKGLVKKFGDNTAVNAIDLDINRHEIFALLGSSGSGKSTLLRMLAGMETPSGGHIILDGQDITKLAPYDRPINMMFQSYALFPHMTVEQNIAFGLKQDKLPKEEINARVEEMLRLVQMLKYAKRKPHQLSGGQQQRVALARSLAKRPKLLLLDEPLGALDKKLRQQTQLELVNTLEKVGVTCIMVTHDQEEAMTMATRVAIMSDGELKQVGTPSDVYDYPNSRFTAEFIGETNIFEGKLVHKDDEHALIDCPELPAKVYTDQKFEADNGQTVWISIRPEDIDLHKEKPAHRDTHNWAKGVVKDIAYLGSFAIYHVQMPNGRIIKSQVPAPYWYTRNLTPPTWDEEVYLDWPENQPTPLTR encoded by the coding sequence ATGAGCACACCCTATCTGCAAATCAAAGGCTTGGTTAAAAAATTTGGCGACAATACCGCCGTAAACGCCATTGACCTGGACATCAACCGACACGAAATTTTCGCCCTGCTGGGCAGTTCGGGCAGCGGTAAATCCACCCTGCTGCGTATGCTCGCGGGCATGGAAACCCCGTCCGGCGGACACATTATTCTGGACGGGCAGGACATCACCAAACTTGCCCCCTACGACCGCCCCATCAATATGATGTTCCAAAGCTACGCCCTGTTCCCACACATGACCGTAGAACAAAACATCGCCTTCGGCTTAAAACAAGACAAACTGCCCAAAGAAGAAATCAATGCCCGCGTAGAAGAAATGCTGCGCTTGGTGCAAATGCTCAAATACGCCAAACGCAAACCACACCAACTTTCAGGCGGTCAGCAACAGCGCGTTGCCTTGGCACGCTCGCTTGCCAAACGCCCCAAACTGCTGCTGTTAGACGAACCCTTGGGCGCATTGGACAAAAAACTGCGTCAGCAAACCCAGCTTGAACTGGTCAATACACTGGAAAAAGTGGGCGTAACCTGCATTATGGTGACCCACGACCAAGAAGAAGCCATGACCATGGCAACCCGTGTTGCCATTATGTCAGACGGCGAACTCAAACAAGTTGGCACGCCCAGCGATGTGTACGACTACCCCAATAGCCGCTTTACCGCCGAATTTATCGGCGAAACCAATATTTTTGAAGGCAAGCTGGTGCATAAAGACGATGAGCACGCCCTCATTGACTGTCCCGAACTGCCCGCCAAAGTTTATACCGACCAAAAATTTGAAGCCGACAACGGGCAAACCGTGTGGATTTCTATTCGTCCCGAAGACATTGACCTGCACAAAGAAAAACCCGCCCACCGCGACACCCACAACTGGGCAAAAGGCGTGGTCAAAGACATTGCCTATTTGGGCAGCTTTGCCATTTACCATGTGCAAATGCCCAACGGACGCATCATCAAAAGCCAAGTGCCCGCGCCCTACTGGTACACGCGCAACCTTACCCCGCCCACTTGGGACGAAGAAGTCTATCTGGATTGGCCTGAAAACCAACCCACCCCGCTCACCCGCTAA
- a CDS encoding ABC transporter permease subunit — translation MSVNIKRRLRPGRKLVIGVPFVWLLLLFLVPFFIVLKISFAEQDLRIPPFTPLFDEQGNLHIVWQNYKDMFADFGSSLAAMLNPFSGSNGENIYLLTYWLSVKTALLTTVICLLVGYPMAYAIARAHPSIRNTLLLAIMLPFWTSFLLRVYAWMGLLGQNGIINNYITPYLIQWGIVDKPLDLFYNNFSLVLVMVYAYLPFMILPLYTQLVKLDGRLLEAAADLGAHPLKAFFTITLPLSKTGIIAGSMLVFIPSVGEYVIPELVGGPDNLMIGKVLWQAFFDQNNWPLAAAVAVVMVLLLVVPMALFQRYEERELEEGSK, via the coding sequence ATGTCTGTGAATATCAAGCGCCGTTTGCGTCCGGGGCGCAAACTCGTTATCGGCGTACCCTTTGTGTGGCTGCTGCTGCTGTTTTTAGTACCGTTTTTTATCGTATTAAAAATCAGTTTTGCCGAGCAGGACTTACGCATTCCCCCGTTTACCCCGCTGTTTGACGAACAAGGCAATCTGCACATCGTTTGGCAAAACTATAAAGACATGTTTGCCGATTTCGGTTCGTCTTTGGCAGCCATGCTCAATCCCTTTAGCGGCAGCAACGGCGAAAATATTTACCTGCTGACCTATTGGCTGTCCGTCAAAACCGCACTGCTGACCACCGTGATTTGTCTGCTGGTAGGCTATCCGATGGCTTACGCCATTGCCCGCGCCCACCCTTCCATCCGCAATACCCTGTTGCTGGCAATTATGCTGCCGTTTTGGACATCATTTTTGTTGCGTGTATATGCGTGGATGGGCTTGCTGGGACAAAACGGCATCATCAACAACTACATCACCCCCTATTTAATCCAATGGGGCATTGTGGATAAACCTTTGGATTTATTTTACAACAACTTTTCTTTGGTTTTGGTGATGGTGTATGCCTATTTGCCGTTTATGATTCTGCCCTTATACACCCAATTGGTAAAACTGGACGGGCGTTTGCTGGAAGCAGCGGCAGATTTGGGCGCACACCCCTTAAAAGCCTTTTTTACCATCACTTTGCCCCTGTCTAAAACAGGCATTATTGCAGGTTCTATGCTGGTGTTTATCCCCAGTGTGGGCGAATATGTGATTCCCGAACTGGTGGGCGGACCTGATAACCTGATGATTGGTAAAGTATTGTGGCAAGCATTCTTTGACCAAAACAACTGGCCTTTGGCTGCTGCCGTTGCCGTGGTTATGGTGCTGCTGCTGGTCGTACCGATGGCACTGTTTCAGCGTTACGAAGAGCGCGAACTGGAAGAAGGGAGCAAATAA
- a CDS encoding ABC transporter permease subunit translates to MQTKMSWFLKTMLFLGFAFLYIPLIILVIYSFNDSKLVTVWGGFSTRWYGELMKDDQILGAAWLSLRIAAVSSLAAVALGTMAGYALARIKRFRGSTLFAGMVSAPMVMPDVITGLSMLLLIIEVQTLIQASFGDTAAAWLDRGFLTIFLGHTTLCMAYITVVIRSRLMELDQSLEEAAMDLGARPLKIFWVITLPLIAPAIASGFLLGVTLSLDDLVITSFLSGPGSSTLPQLIFSKVRLGLNPEMNVLATIMIAIVGTLVISLNYLMLRRTARLDKEMREAFRASE, encoded by the coding sequence ATGCAAACGAAAATGTCTTGGTTTTTAAAAACCATGTTGTTTCTGGGATTTGCATTTTTGTATATCCCACTGATTATTCTGGTTATCTATTCGTTTAACGATTCCAAGCTGGTAACGGTGTGGGGCGGATTTTCCACACGCTGGTATGGCGAACTGATGAAAGACGACCAGATTTTAGGCGCGGCTTGGCTGTCGCTGCGGATTGCAGCGGTGTCGTCGCTGGCAGCGGTGGCACTGGGTACGATGGCAGGCTATGCACTGGCACGGATTAAACGTTTTCGCGGCAGTACCTTGTTTGCGGGCATGGTGTCTGCGCCGATGGTGATGCCCGATGTGATTACGGGCTTGTCTATGCTGCTGCTGATTATTGAGGTGCAAACCCTGATTCAAGCCAGCTTTGGCGACACGGCTGCTGCTTGGCTTGACCGCGGATTTTTAACCATTTTCCTCGGACACACCACTTTGTGCATGGCGTATATTACGGTGGTTATCCGTTCGCGGCTGATGGAATTGGACCAATCATTAGAAGAAGCAGCAATGGATTTGGGCGCACGTCCGTTGAAAATCTTTTGGGTGATTACCCTGCCGCTGATTGCCCCTGCCATTGCTTCAGGCTTTTTGCTGGGGGTAACGCTGTCGCTAGATGATTTGGTGATTACTTCGTTCTTATCAGGACCTGGTTCGTCCACACTGCCGCAGCTGATTTTTTCCAAAGTGCGTTTGGGCTTAAACCCCGAAATGAACGTGTTGGCAACGATTATGATTGCCATTGTGGGTACGCTGGTGATTAGCTTGAATTATCTGATGTTGCGGCGCACGGCGCGTTTGGATAAGGAAATGCGTGAAGCGTTCCGCGCAAGCGAGTAA
- a CDS encoding DUF302 domain-containing protein, which translates to MKHYFAPAFAALMLAACSALPSFHHHSSSHTMPAHQTTIPSAYDFNDTVAKIRQAIESKGMTVFAVIDHQAAAQKAGLQMQPATVLIFGNPKAGTPLMVKDPAFALQLPLKVLITETDGKVQVSYVPAQHLILGSKIAPAEVENTLAKAEGLIRATVSAAQ; encoded by the coding sequence ATGAAACACTATTTCGCCCCCGCCTTTGCCGCACTGATGCTGGCAGCTTGCTCTGCCCTACCTTCTTTCCATCATCACAGTTCATCTCACACCATGCCTGCACATCAAACCACCATTCCCAGCGCTTATGATTTTAACGACACTGTCGCCAAAATCCGCCAAGCCATAGAAAGTAAAGGCATGACCGTGTTTGCCGTGATTGACCACCAAGCCGCTGCACAAAAAGCAGGCTTACAAATGCAACCTGCTACCGTGCTGATTTTCGGCAACCCCAAAGCAGGCACACCGCTGATGGTAAAAGACCCCGCTTTTGCCCTGCAACTGCCGCTTAAAGTATTGATTACCGAAACAGACGGCAAAGTACAAGTGTCTTACGTTCCCGCGCAACACCTGATTTTGGGCAGTAAAATTGCCCCTGCTGAAGTGGAAAATACCTTGGCAAAAGCCGAAGGGCTGATTCGTGCCACCGTATCGGCAGCGCAGTAA